The DNA segment GTTTGCCCCGCGCCTGATGAAACGCCTCGGCCTCTCCATGGAAACCGGTGCCATCCGCGTATCTCTCGTGCATTACAATAAGGTCGAGGAAATCGCCCGGTTCGAGAAAGTGCTTACAGAGGTCATGGCGCGGTACAAATAGTCGCTTCGCAGAGATTTGATTTGAGGCTATCCCTCTTCGCAGAGATCGTTGGAGAGGCAGAAAAACCATGGGCAATTTCCGCAAGAACTGCATCGAGAAAAACCTGCTCATCGGCACCTTCGCCGCCATTCCGCATCCCGTCGCCATCGAGGTTACGGCAGCGGCCGGCGTCGATTTCCTCTGCATCGATTGGGAACATTCGCAGATCGGCCGCGAGCGCATCGAGGACCTGATCCGCGCCGCCGATGTCCATCGTGTTCCCGCCATGGTCCGCGTGCCCGGCCATACGCCGGAGTCTATCGCCTCGGCGCTGGATGCAGGCGCGGCGGGCGTTCTCGTGCCGCGCGTGTCAACGGCGGCGCAGGCAAAAGCTGCCGTGCTGGCGACCCGGTATCCGCCGATCGGCGAACGCGGCGTTGGTCCCGGTCGGGCGGCCGCTTACGGCTATCGCATTCCGGATTATCTCGCCAAGGCCAATGCCGAACTCGTGCTTGCCGTTCAGGTGGAGACGGCGGAAGGGCTCGCCAATATTGCGGAGATCGCCGCCGTCGATGGCGTCGACGTCATCTTCATCGGCCCCGGCGACCTCTCCGTCTCGATCGATGCCATGGGTCCTGCAGGGAAAGACAAGCTCAACGCCGCGATCGAAACCATCACGAAAACCGCGCTCGCCGCCGACCGCACGGTCGGCATCTTCCGACCGTCTCCAGACGATATCGGCGCCTGGCTTTCCGCCGGCATTAGCTTCTTCCTACTCGCCAGCGACACCATGTTTCTGGGCGCTGGCATTGCTGATGGGGTTGCCCAGGCACGTCAACAGGGCGCGGCCAAATCATAGAAGTGCCAAGGGCTCTAGAGACCGGCTGCTCGTGAAAAATTATCGCGGAAAGCAGCAAGGTCGGGCGCGCTGACATCCGAAACCGCCCAGAAGACCAGCCCGCCGCCGGACCATTCGGTGAGGTTATAGCCATCATGCATCGTCGCGCTCTGCGCGACCTTTGCGCCCGGCCAGACGAAGAGATTGATGACATGGCCGTGGCGGCGGTAGACGAGCGCCGCTACGACCCGGCCATTGATATAATCCACCCGGCCGCCGATCAGCGGAAAACCGTCCGCGGCAAGATCGACCACCGGCGGCGAGAAATCGATCTTGCCGTTGAACCACGGCTTGACCGTATGCTGGTCGGATGTCTGCACGTCGACCAAATGGTTGGCGAGCATCGAACGCACATGACTGGCGAGCAATTCATTTTGGATAGGCGCATTCACCTGCGGATTGCCAAGCACAAGCATGAGGGTGGCGGCTAGGGCAGCCAGCGACGGTATGAAGCTCCATTGTCCAAACAACTGCAGGCCGCGCCACCACACATTTTCGCGGCGTGTCCCCGGAGCCTGCACCTGGCGCCGGGATTCCTCAAGAGAAATGGCCGTCATAATACGTGCGCGAACCTCATCGGGCGCTTTCCATTTGACACCATCCCGGCCGACGACCCGCTTCATGTCTTTGAGCCCTTCCAAGGCGGCGGTGCATTGCGGGCATGTCGCAAGATGCTGTTCGAATTGTATCGTGTGAACCGCATCGAGTTCATCATCCACGTAGCAATGAAGGATCGATTCCCATTCGGGGCAGCTTTCCGGGGTTTTCTCGCTCATCATGCGGCCCCGCCTTTCTCGCCCAATTGCCATGCCTCGCAGAATTCACGCCTCGCCCTGGCAAGCCG comes from the Rhizobium sp. NXC24 genome and includes:
- a CDS encoding aldolase/citrate lyase family protein, which encodes MGNFRKNCIEKNLLIGTFAAIPHPVAIEVTAAAGVDFLCIDWEHSQIGRERIEDLIRAADVHRVPAMVRVPGHTPESIASALDAGAAGVLVPRVSTAAQAKAAVLATRYPPIGERGVGPGRAAAYGYRIPDYLAKANAELVLAVQVETAEGLANIAEIAAVDGVDVIFIGPGDLSVSIDAMGPAGKDKLNAAIETITKTALAADRTVGIFRPSPDDIGAWLSAGISFFLLASDTMFLGAGIADGVAQARQQGAAKS
- a CDS encoding anti-sigma factor gives rise to the protein MSEKTPESCPEWESILHCYVDDELDAVHTIQFEQHLATCPQCTAALEGLKDMKRVVGRDGVKWKAPDEVRARIMTAISLEESRRQVQAPGTRRENVWWRGLQLFGQWSFIPSLAALAATLMLVLGNPQVNAPIQNELLASHVRSMLANHLVDVQTSDQHTVKPWFNGKIDFSPPVVDLAADGFPLIGGRVDYINGRVVAALVYRRHGHVINLFVWPGAKVAQSATMHDGYNLTEWSGGGLVFWAVSDVSAPDLAAFRDNFSRAAGL